CTTCCTGCGAATGAATCGGACAAGGCAGGGCAAGCAGTGCCAGACAGGGCAGGAGAGTGGTGTGGGACAGGGTGAGCTGTGCAAGAGGAGTGGTGTGGGACAGGGAGAGCTGTGCAAGGAGAGTGGTGTGGGACAGGGTGAGCTGTGCAAGAGGAGTGGTGTGGGACAGGGGGAGCTGTGCAAGAGGAGTGGTGTGGGACAGGGGGAGCTGTGCAAGAGGAGTGGTGTGGGACAGGGGGAGCTGTGCAAGGGGAGTGGTGTGGGACAGGGTGAGCTGTGCAAGGGGAGTGGTGTGGGACAGGGTGAGCTGTGCAAGAGAAGTGGTGTGGGACAGGGGGAGCTGTGCAAGAGGAGTGGTGTGGCACAGGGTGAGCTGTGCAAGGGGAGTGGTGTGGGACAGGGGGAGCTGTGCAAGAGGAGTGGTGTGGCACAGGGGGAGCTGTGCAAGGAGAGTGATGGCACAGGGTGAGCTGTGCAAGGGGAGTGGTGTGGGACAGGGTGAGCTGTGCAAGGAGAGTGATGGGACAGGGTGAGCTGTGCAAGGAGAGTGATGTGGGACAGGGTGAGCTGTGCAAGGGGAGTGGTGTGGGACAGGGTGAGCTGTGCAAGGAGAGTGATGTGGGACAGGGTGAGCTGTGCAAGAGGAGTGGTGTGGCACAGGGAGAGCTGTGCAAGAGGAGTGGTGTGGCACAGGGTGAGCTGTGCAAGGGGAGTGGTGTGGCACAGGGTGAGCTGTGCAAGAGGAGTGGTGTGGCACAGGGAGAGCTGTGCAAGAGAAGTGGTGTGGCACGGGGTGAGCTGTGCAAGAGGAGTGGTGTGGCACAGGGGGAGCTGTGCAAGGAGAGGGCACTGCAGGGGGAGCTGTGCAGGACAGGGCAGGAGCGCCCTCTGGCGGGGTCAGCGTCCCTGCTCAGAGCCCCCATCCCTGCGGGATGCTTGTCCTGCACCGCCTTCCATCCCGCTTCGGGCAGGTTGTCAGGCAGAGGCTGTCTCCAAACAGCATTCCCCTTAGCATTCACCTTGTCCGTGCGCTcaccagcccagcagcacaggTGTAAATGTGATATAAAGAAACCGAGCCGATCTTATTGCAGATTCAATTCATAACCAGTATGAACGCTGCATGGAAATGTAGAATTGCTTTTGCAGTGTCGTATtgaaactgaagagaaacagcagcacagtTAAGCAAGGTCCCTCCTGACAGGAAGCACATTGTGGAGCATCTGTCGGAATCAGAGCATCATCTTCAGGCTCGTGGAGAGGACTGTGGTGCTCAGCCACCCTCTCCTCGCTGTCAGTAGGTGTGCAGAGGTGAATCTGGGCGAGGAGCTGGCTAATGTCACTCTCTAagaggcagcagggaaaaaatagGGTGTTTTagagtaaaataagaaaaagcagagtCCAGATTGCATCATCAGTGACTAAAACCCCTGGGTTTTTATGCCTGGCACCTACAGGCTTGTTTCTGCACCCCTACTGAGCTTCTTGCAGCGTTTCTGGTTCCTGCATTTATTCATTTGCTGTAAGTTGCCTGCGGTAGTTTAAACTTCAGAAACacttgctttgaaaaatcaTTAGGAAGATCCTGGTGGCTAATGTGACCCAGGCTGCTTTCTCCCTCCAGCTGCCCCTCAGGCAGTCACAACACCTCTGCGGAGCCTTGAACGGGGCTGGCACAGAGCAACCACCCCTCGCTGTCAGTGACGTCCCATGAAGACGTTTTGAGCCTCCGCACTTCCTGACATGGGCTTATTTTACCATACGTGTTGTGCGACCTTCTTGGCTGCTCACAGGTTTCACTGGAAACAGTGAGTGTCCCCAGTGCTGCTCGGTACGTGGCCATACGCAGTTCTGGGAAAAATCATCTTGAGCCTTGTAAGCAAGAGCTTGAAAAGCCAATGTGTTCTTCCTTCCCTCGCAGCCAGCCTCGGCGATGCCAGTCTGATGTGGTAGAGAAGACCAAGCGAAGGAGGCTCGCAAGGATGAGGTTGGAGTGGTCCTCGCCTCTCCTGGGACTCCTGCTGTGTGCGGGTGAGTGCGGTGGCCAGCAGCCCCGGGATGGGAAGggcggctgcccagggaaaagCAAGAGGGGAAATGGCAGGGCTGAGTGGCTGGTTTGGCAAAGTACCTGCAGCCGCATCTTCTGCAAGTGGCACTTGCAGCgcctgctgctctccagggtGTGCAGGCTGCAAGGACAGAGAAACAGGAATCCAACCCTTTAAAGATAGCAAAAAAGAACCACAAGTCCCTGGGGGTGCTTACAAGGTGATTCCCTACGGTACCTGGTCTCCAGCTTTGTGCAGCAGGGTGGAAGCCTGATGCACTACTTTGGACCAGGCGATGCGTGAGATTCAACTTTAGTTTTATGCTTTACTCATACACTTCTCTTAAACCGTTTTGTGGTCATGGGTAAAGAACTTCAGCTTCACTGTGGTATCGTGGTAGTGATTTTCATGTTACCCGTTTGAACTGAGCAGTGTTTAGAAAGCTAGTTTAGGATGAAGTGCAGAGTAAAGACTACGAAGACTAAAGAAGCTGGTAACTATGAGAGAGAACACTGCAAGATCATTAAAAGACACTACACTAAACCTACAGCCACTCTGCCGATGTGCTGCCAACTCCAACTGCTGTTCTTTCAGAAGACTGAAACCTTTGGTTCAGCAatgtctgttcttttttttcaaatttgaatTAATCTTATATAAACAAAAAGAGCATTTGATCACCTTCTCCCCAGCCAACTCCTCTGCCCCTGGAATCTCAAATCTACAGTTTTGTTACAAGCATCTCCCATTGTAAAAGAATGAAGATCAGGGAAAGTGCTGAACACATGGACACAGGTCATTCCCCTGTCAACAGAAAGTAACAcaagtaaataaatgtttttaaagcaaattgcAAGTCTGATTCAGACCTAAAAACTGTCTGTAACACTCCAGCTCCGGAGACTTCGGCGGAGCTACTTGTTTCctaccaagaaagaaaaatcaggtaGATAAACCCCTTCACAGCATTAAATTTAGCACCAGGGTCCAATCCCGCAGTGAGAACGCTTTTGCAGAGGACGGTGGTTCCCACTGCAGAAACCAGGCATGATTTTCCAAGAGTCCATAATAACAAAGCAAAATTGTTGGGTGTGCAGGTGAATAGGAAAATTATTCAACCTTCCATTCTATGTTTAAAATggtttccaaaggaaaagacTTCATTTCAACCCAACATCCTGTCCCTGCTAACAGAAAGCTCCTACTGCGTTTAGCACAAATATAGGAGCACAGACATCTCTTTCAAGCAGCTGAGTTCAGAAAGGATGTGCTTGAGGTAGGGAAGGTCTATGATATCAATTGCTAAATTACTTAACacttattattctttcttttgtagctGGCACCGCAGCTCAGCTGGGTAAGTGTATTTTACCAGTATTCTTAACTAGTTACTATGATAAAAAGATCAATGATGGCTCACGAGTCAAATCGAAATATTTGTATGTCACAAATAttgtaagaaaggaaaaatcccaTTCGTTAATTGTTACTGATCTCAGCGATTTGAAAAATGAGCTGTCATGAATTGCCCCCAATCATTGCTAGTGATCCCCGAGCAGGGTTGGGCATTTTCCACCAGAAGGATTACAGCAGTTTGATTTCTTAACCCTTATTGttctttcctttgcagaagATGTCGAAGCACAGGAGGGTAAGTGCATTTTACCAGCACCCTTCGCTATTTATCATGACATGAAGGTTGCGGATGCCTCACAGGTGAGGACTAAAAGACAGTTAGGACTATTAGAATTCAAACAgtattttaggaagaaagagaTTCCCGTTTGTTAGTTGCTGCTGTCATCACCAGTTGGAAAAATCAGCTGTAACGAGTTGCCTGTAATTACTGTTCGTGGTCTCCGAGCAGGACTGCCCTTTTGCAGAGAGCTGCAAGCGTGCGGATAAACAGAGTGATGACAGCAAGCGGCCAGGGTCTCTGCCGTAATGTTGAGCACACTGTGATGGTATTTTGATACTGCTTAGTGTCACAAAGAATCGGTGTGAAAAGCTCAAGGAAAACATGCACGCAGAGGACACAGACATCAGGAATTCACTTTCTACCATAAAATTAAAGATTTCACAGCACAAACTGCCACGGTGGGATCAAGGGTGGGCAGGGAAGCCTACCCAGAAGCTGTTTGTAatgctcctttcccttcttgttGGCCCACCTTCCCATAAAGAATTCCTGCTGGAGATCTCCGGAACCACAGTGACAATCACATGTCCCTTGACTGAAGGCAGCATAGTCTGGGATTTAGGCGGGACAAAGCCAGCCAGCAACGAGAGGAAGTACGTTATAGAGAACCACGACAGCTCTCCTACCAACGTGGCTTGTTCCTCAGGCAGTAAGAAATATCAAATGTACCTGAATGCCAGAGGTGAGTGGAAAAGCAGTATGAAGGTAGACTCCACTCATTGCAGTGGCAGAAGCTAGGAGCTGAGACCTGGTTTTCAGTGCTACAGGACTGTGTGAACATGATTCTGCTGAAGCCCTTCCTTCTCTATAGGGGCAATAAGAGCCCAAACCTCCTCTTTTTTAGCAAACAATCTCCCCGCTCTCTATGCCTTTCCCTTCCACCTCAAGCTAGTTGCATGTCAATGTTTCCCACATATACAGCAcacaatctttttctttttttaatacagcttttCCATGCTACAAGACAAGAATAATGTCTGTCCTAAAAGCCAGAGGCATTTCTTATCTTGCAGAGTGGAAACCTTCCATCTGGAGCACACTGTCAGGTCTCTAGGAGGAGTTTCCCCTCACCCTGACAGAGGGATTTAAGCCTTTGTGTGCCGTTTGAAATCTGAGCAGCTGCCCTGCATTCAGGATTTAGAACGTAGCACTGGTGGGACAATGATCTCGGAGATGTTTTGCACTCTCTAGCTCAGGCCATGCAAACAGCAAAAGTGGCTGTGGACATCAGTCACTGTTCTGTGTCTTTGCAAACTAAAACGGCAGGGCAGATAGAATGGCCCATGGTgtccccttcctttctgctcttttctccttcccacgCAGGACTGTATCTTTTCTGCTAGCACTGAGCAGATGAGCAAAGCCTGGACTTTCCATGCTGGAAAGGAACATCATCCGTCTCTGAgcaccttcccttctccccctggCAGTGTGCACCAACTGTGAGGAGCTGGATGCCTTGACAGTGACGGGGATCATCATTGCAGATATCCTCATCACCTTCGGGGTGCTGATTCTGGTGTATTACTTCAGCAAAGACAGGAAGGGGAGAGCGGGCGCTGGCGGTCGGCAGCGAGGTAGGAGCCACTTCAGGCACCTCTGCTCTCCATGATGTCTGCTAAGCACTACATTAAGTTCTCACCTCTGATGAGTGACAGAGCTTCCTCTGTTCCCATCAACCCTCCCAGACCGCGCCAAATAATGCTCCTGCTCGCCAGGTCTATGCCACCAGGCTGCTTTCTTCTATGGGATGGATGCGGCTGCTGTGTGGTGTCCgtaggaaaacatttcagccTTGGGTCTGTGATGAAGCAAACTCTGTACGGTGGTTGCAGCCCCAGCCTGACCCCATCAGCTGCTCTCTCAGGCAATCAAAGACCGAGAATTAGGCTTGCACACAAAGGATGTGATTGGAAATCATGGTGTTAATAATACCGTATATTTGAATTTCTGGCTTCTGAAGCCACGGTTTGGTGACCCAGTGGTTCCAGCAGTGGGGCTCAGGGGTTATAAGTTGCagaaaccattcccctcatcctatccctccccagctttcctgtaggctcccaTTATCTCCAAGGAAGCCCTTTTTTTGTATGAATCACCACCAAGGACAActtctctttgcttctgttgcAGGTCAGAAGATGCAGCGTCCTCCCCCTGTTCCAAACCCAGACTATGAGGTATGGAGAACCTGCATTTTTTCCACCTCTGTCGGCTGGCTGGGGAGGAATAGTCAGAGCTGGGGGTCTGTAGTGTTTATCCTTTTTGCTCATTTGAAGAAGCATCCTTTCAGTCTCCAAGCATTcctgggaggggaagaaaaatgtggtTAGGTTGGAGCCCCTTCTCCTGGGAGCTGccagagggagctgggagcagaaCTGCAGCTTCTTGTACGTGCTAGCGGAGCAGCACTGCACCTCCTCTCTCGGGTGCGGGTTTCTCCACGTATTATGTGCACCAAAACTCTGGTGTTGTTTGAGGGTGTGTTAATTTGGATTCCTTTAACGCCTCTTCTGTTCCCACAGCCCATCCGGAAAGGCCAGCGGGAAGTCTATGCAGGCCTGGAATCCAGGGGCTTCTGAAATCCCCACCGATGATGGgctggaaaacagctgcagaggagCTAAATGCTTCTGCCCAGCTCAGCACCATTTCTCTGCGAGCTTGCTGAGGTCCGGGTGTTTCGAGATAAGCCAGGTGTCTACACAGGACAGGCACTCTGCTGCCATCCGCTATCCCACCCCGATGTGTTCCTCCAGCCTCCGGCTTGATATTAGGGAAAAGAATCGAGCACATTGGCAAGAGAAGTTTTCCTTCTCATTAAAGGTCTGCAGACTCACTCTGGGTTCCTGgcctctttttccttctccctctgctttggtCGCATGCTTTGGCTTTCCATCCCGTTTCATTTCCACCCTGAGCGCCTCCAGTTGCTCTGTGTGCAGCGAGTGGGTCCTCCTCAGGGTGACTGGCCTCTCACCTTGTCCTGCTCTCATATTCTGAGTTTCACTGTCTGAATTTCACTGCCCAAGACTGTAACACAAGGAACAGAAAGAGTCAGTAAAGCAAAATGGTACAGTTATATAGAAAAGCcactgctttaaaatgaaaatatttcagtcaaaaaagaatggttttcctttaaaaacacaagaaacGCTTCTACCAATCCATGCAGCTTAACCTATCCATCCCCAGCCTTTCTTCTCCGGGAAATGAGTGGGGCTCAGTGCTGCTTTGCATCCAGTGACCTTTATATTTCAGACCTTTGGCAGCACATCCTTCTGGGCACACATAGGGATTTGACACCTTTCCAAGCATCTGAAAGCCTCCTATTAGGAAATATCAGTGCTTGGCTGAGTGTTAGATCTTTGTTGCTATTAAATAGTGGGGCTTTTAGATAGCACAGCTAAGATTTGAACCCCCACTTAGCTGTAAGTATCGGCATTGCAGTCTGACTCAGATGGCATAACAGGGATTTTTGTGTTTCCCAAATTGGAATCGAGAGCCTTTTTCTCAGCCCCAGGACCAGCGCTCTGCTCCGAAACAGCTTGGTTTATGGAATTGAAATGAATGCATTAAGACTGCAGAGATAAAGCCCAGGACCTACAAAATCCAAGAGAGCATCAAGCCTTTTTACTAGGGTTTGATCAAGAGAGCATCAAACCCTGACCTTCTCTTCCCAAAGGCTTCCTAGGCTCTATTTGTACTGAGATCCTATAGTGTGGTCTaggataaaaacatttcttggaGTGTGTTGCACCCTAAGGGCTGTACAAGTACATTTGCTGGCCAAGTTTCATTTTCCAGAGCTATTGCTCTTTGAGGTTCTTGTGGtctcctctttgctgctgcccCTTCTCCCCATTTCAGCCCTGTAACTTGAGTCCTGCCTGGGTTCTGTTAGAAATACAGCTTGCCATTGCTAAAGATCTGCTTTAACTCCTTTATATTCCTTTTTGAAAtgtaatatattaataaaatggGAGGCAGCACCCCAAGCATGCACTGGAAAGGATTTTCCCTGTGGTTTTGTCTCTTAATTAAGAGGAGTTCCAAGTTCAGGAGTAGCTGAGACTGCGGGTCTTTATTGAACCATCGTGCAACAGCCTTTCTTGTCTAACACTGGCTGAGCAAACCCTGTTTCTGTCcctttgcagagaaaaagctCCGAAGacaggaaacagcagcagcaatgggGGCTGGGGATGGTTTAACCCTTGAGGCTCAGCATGGGGAGATGAACAGCCAAGTTTCACATTTGAGATTGCCGTACTTACCCTGCAGGATGTGGTTTGAAAGGCAGCACAGCTGGGTTTACCGTACAAGGCACTAAACAACGAGGAGGGAGATGGCAAGATATGAAAACATAACCCCCAGCAGCTTTAAAACTATGCTGGGCCACATTCTCAGCTTCTGCAAAACACCGCTGCTCCAGGGATGTTCGCTGAGCCCAACCTACAGCCCCTCACCAACAACGGGATGTGAGAAACTTGGAGAATTCTGGGTGTACAAGGTTTAAATTTTGCTTCAACCTTTTACGAGGTTGCATGTTTGCATTGTGTTTGCCCCGACCAGTGCCCACCTACGCTCTTCTTATCTCTGCTCTCCTTATCTCCGCGGGATCAGCACCCATCCAGTGACAAcatctctgcctctctgctttcctgcactAGCGAATACTTTGTCCTCCCATGagtgaggtgctgaggagccTCTCACAATCAGACACAGACAGTTGTAAACGTTGCTCCCGCTGTGTCGTTGATTTGCGCAGAGGATTTCTCCTGCTTGTTGGGTGTGGTTAGCCACCTCTGCTCATTGCCTGGAGACCTGATGCTGATGAAAGCGACGAACCAGGTCACAGCTGCTCCCCTGTTCTATAAGATCCTCCCCAGATGGCTTTGTAGACCAAAGGTGGGTATGGGCATATTCTACCCGCAATGGCCATACCAGGCTCACCCTTTCATTGGTGCAGGATAGAGCAGAAGAACCCCGAAGACATTATTCTGCTCCTGTGAACAGCAAAATATTGTCACATAAAGAGCCGACACCACAGGGAAATGGGtcctttcctctttcactgCTCGCCAGGCTGATCACACACCAGTTCCTTTAAGGACACGTGGGGTGCACCCACCGCTTTGCCTGTGCTGGGTCAGATGGGACACAGATTCATGGCCAGTTTTTATTGAGTGTTAACTCTTTTTGTGCGTACTTTACACCACCACAACGGAGCAGGGGGGCTATGGGATAGGCTCATCTTTAATGGGGTACACAAGTGCAAGAGGTGATGGAAAGAGCAGAGTGCTACAagcagcccagcccagcacgGAGCTGCAAGGCTCTTGAGGCAAAAACCCCGGGCTGTCTTCTGCCAGGGCAGGGCAAGAGTGTTCTTGGGCTCTGGCGGTGGCTTTGCTGTGATACCGTTCCCAGTACACAGAGTCATTGGTCCCAGAATCTTCCCACATCACTTGCGGGCCTTGGTAGGTGCCAGCCGGCTGTACGCTGCGTTGTCCCGCTCGCCGAGGGGCTAGGAGGGAAAAAACGGTGCGATGAGCTACAACCGCACCTGCCCAGCCCTTGGAGGGAGGGTGCAAGGGAAGGTGGCCCAGCTCTCTCTTTGCCCAACTTCTCGCAAGCTTTCCCTCCCCGCACAcccagctgaacaaccccagagAGTAAGAGCTGAACTCGCTCCATCCTCTGGGTCTCTCGGAGGTGGCTGCGAATACCCAGCACAGAGCAACCTCCAACATAGCTCAACACCTCATGGGACCAAGGAGCCCCCTGGAGCTGTGCTGGCACAGCCACACTGGTCCCACCATGCAGCTCCACATCACAGAGAGGTCCCAAacctcacacacacactcacacacacacacagagacacgtGTGTGCGCACGCTTACCTGGTAGAGCTGCTCGTTGGCAATCAGGTTCTGCCTGTCAGAAgctaaatgaagaaagaaagtggTCAAAGACGAGGGGAGACATGGGGAGTGGGGTGAAAGTTTGCAAACATAACCCAGCAGCCGGCTGTTTTCAGCCCTCGTGCCTCTAGGAGGCTTCTTGGAAAGCCCCTCAAATGTCCCTGTGCCACTGCTGCTGTCCCTAGAATGACGTTTTGGTGAACCTTGCGCATTCAATGGCTTCTCCTGAGAAGCCAAGCCAGGggcaggaaaggcagagggagggcTCACATGGATTCCTTCCCTAGACACGCTatgtgctggctgctgcctgcagctcgGAGTCACAGGGCTCATTGGGCAGTGATGCGAAGTCCCTTGGTACCACACAGCTCCTAAAGATGCCCGGGCActtcccatcccaccccctgGATGGCCAGCGGGGCTCCCCCCTCACCTCGCGACAGCCGGCCCTTGTCCTGGCCGGTGATGCAATACACGGCGACTGCCAGGAAGACGGTGGCGACAACATCGGCGATGACAATGCCAGCGATGGTGGGAACGTCAACTTCAATGCAGTTCTGGCACACTAGAAGCCCAAAAGGGCACAAACGCTGAAAGCCATGAGCACAACCCCGTGTCTTGGCCACCTCTGCCCTCGCTGCCAGGCTCTGCCAGTCCAGGGCGAGAGACCAGGGATTAAGCTTGCCTTGCTGCGTATCCCAAGGTGGTGGCACAAGCTGCCACGTGTCCCCAGCACTCAGGGCAGCCCATAGCAGGGCCAGGGACTGGCATGCAATGAGGCAGTGCCAGGTTATGACACTAAACGAGGCTGTAGAGCTCTCACGGGGACACCACATGTAGGGCAATGTGCAGCTTGGCTCTTCCCAAGGACACAGCAGCTGTCAGGAATTCCATGAACTGGTGGAACCACCTTCAAACTCCGAGGAATTGGTAGTTCCCTCAAAAACCTGCTTAGGTGAAAACCTCAAGCAGTTCTGGCATAAGAAACCAGCTTTGCAACACTTACTGCGATAGTGCACCTGGAGAGGGGGGCTGCTCTTCCCGCTTTGTGGTCTGCATGTATATATGCCTCTGGGATCATCATAAATTGCACCCAAATCCAACTGTGTCACGTTTCCCACCATCTCTGCACCTTTCAGCCATATGATTGGATCTTGGCTATCTGTTTCGCATTGAAGGAACACCCTCCCGCTGGCTTCATTCACGATTACTTTTTGCCCTGTAAAGAGAAATGGGAGCAGAGAGCTTCACAGCAGAGTTCTCAGCCCCGAGCGCGGTGCAGTGCTCAGGGATTTcattcatagaaccatggaatggtttggttggaagggacctcaaagcccatccagttccaactgccatgggcaggggcacctcccactggctcaggggctccgagccccatccaacctggcctggaacccctccagggatggggcagccaccactgctctgggccacctgggccagggccacaCCGgcctcagcgtgaagaatttcttcctaatgtttaacCTATATCtgccccttccaatttaaagccacgGAGATGGACAGTGCAGAGAACAACCCATTCGGCTGTGCCTGAACAGCACAAAGGACactgcaaacaaaaaacactCTGGCAAAAGTAGAGTACTTCATGGAAAAGCAATCCATGTTCAAGCGGTAGTTAGATTAATGCAGCTCTGGGGAGAGATCCAAATcc
The Cuculus canorus isolate bCucCan1 chromosome 23, bCucCan1.pri, whole genome shotgun sequence DNA segment above includes these coding regions:
- the LOC104068840 gene encoding T-cell surface glycoprotein CD3 epsilon chain isoform X1, whose protein sequence is MGLFYHTCCATFLAAHRFHWKHQPRRCQSDVVEKTKRRRLARMRLEWSSPLLGLLLCAAGTAAQLEDVEAQEEFLLEISGTTVTITCPLTEGSIVWDLGGTKPASNERKYVIENHDSSPTNVACSSGSKKYQMYLNARVCTNCEELDALTVTGIIIADILITFGVLILVYYFSKDRKGRAGAGGRQRGQKMQRPPPVPNPDYEPIRKGQREVYAGLESRGF
- the LOC104068840 gene encoding T-cell surface glycoprotein CD3 epsilon chain isoform X2, translating into MRLEWSSPLLGLLLCAAGTAAQLEDVEAQEEFLLEISGTTVTITCPLTEGSIVWDLGGTKPASNERKYVIENHDSSPTNVACSSGSKKYQMYLNARVCTNCEELDALTVTGIIIADILITFGVLILVYYFSKDRKGRAGAGGRQRGQKMQRPPPVPNPDYEPIRKGQREVYAGLESRGF
- the LOC104068850 gene encoding T-cell surface glycoprotein CD3 gamma chain produces the protein MWRGRVLGAWVLFTSLAVASWGVRGQKVIVNEASGRVFLQCETDSQDPIIWLKGAEMVGNVTQLDLGAIYDDPRGIYTCRPQSGKSSPPLQVHYRMCQNCIEVDVPTIAGIVIADVVATVFLAVAVYCITGQDKGRLSRASDRQNLIANEQLYQPLGERDNAAYSRLAPTKARK